The following proteins are co-located in the Candidatus Binataceae bacterium genome:
- a CDS encoding TadE family protein yields MVEFALVLFVALIVLFVAIQMAFIGQAALALGQMNYQGARFAAVNQCATTADVASYMVANGSPTITRGCGSQLTVTVKDNGTTLTAGTASCSGWTAPTTCASPRSFGDSIQVSVTFNTSSIIFLSKNTTNPNFLGIPFPTQLSSQETAMSE; encoded by the coding sequence ATGGTCGAGTTTGCGCTCGTGCTCTTTGTCGCTCTGATCGTATTGTTCGTCGCGATTCAGATGGCATTCATCGGACAGGCTGCGCTCGCCCTTGGCCAGATGAACTATCAGGGCGCACGCTTCGCGGCAGTCAATCAGTGTGCGACGACGGCTGATGTGGCGTCATACATGGTGGCCAACGGTTCGCCGACGATCACCAGGGGTTGCGGCTCGCAGTTGACGGTCACCGTCAAAGATAATGGGACTACGCTCACCGCCGGGACGGCGAGCTGTTCCGGATGGACTGCGCCCACCACCTGCGCGAGCCCACGAAGCTTCGGCGACTCGATCCAGGTGTCGGTCACGTTCAACACCTCTTCGATAATTTTTCTGTCCAAGAACACCACCAATCCGAATTTCCTGGGCATTCCGTTTCCCACGCAGCTCAGCAGCCAGGAGACAGCGATGAGCGAATGA